A window of Streptomyces sp. SAI-127 contains these coding sequences:
- a CDS encoding carbohydrate kinase family protein produces the protein MRIAVTGSIATDHLMTFPGRFADQFVADQLHTVSLSFLVDNLDVRRGGVGANIAFGMGQLGTNPILVGAAGFDFDEYRAWLDRHGVDTASVRISETLHTARFVCTTDADHNQIGSFYTGAMSEARQIELKTVADRVEGLDLVLIGADDPEAMLRHTEECRSRGIPFAADFSQQIARMNGDEIRILLDGATYLFSNEYEKGLIESKTGWSDAEILAKVGHRVTTLGAQGVRIERAGEEPIVVGCAEEERKADPTGVGDAFRAGFLSGLAWGVSLERAAQVGCMLATLVIETVGTQEYRLRRGNFMERFTKAYGDEAAAEVQGHLG, from the coding sequence GTGCGCATCGCAGTCACCGGCTCCATCGCCACCGACCACCTCATGACCTTCCCCGGCCGCTTCGCCGACCAGTTCGTCGCGGACCAACTGCACACGGTCTCGCTCTCCTTCCTCGTCGACAACCTCGACGTACGCAGGGGAGGCGTCGGCGCGAACATCGCCTTCGGCATGGGCCAGCTCGGCACCAACCCGATCCTCGTCGGCGCCGCGGGCTTCGACTTCGACGAGTACCGCGCCTGGCTGGACCGGCACGGCGTCGACACCGCGTCCGTCCGCATCTCCGAGACCCTGCACACCGCCCGCTTCGTGTGCACGACCGACGCCGACCACAACCAGATCGGCTCCTTCTACACGGGCGCGATGAGCGAGGCCCGCCAGATCGAGCTCAAGACGGTGGCCGACCGGGTCGAGGGCCTCGACCTCGTCCTCATCGGTGCCGACGACCCCGAGGCGATGCTCCGCCACACCGAGGAGTGCCGGTCGCGCGGCATCCCCTTCGCCGCGGACTTCTCCCAGCAGATCGCCCGGATGAACGGCGACGAGATCCGGATACTGCTGGACGGCGCCACGTACCTCTTCTCCAACGAGTACGAGAAGGGGCTCATCGAGTCCAAGACGGGCTGGTCCGACGCGGAGATCCTGGCGAAGGTGGGCCACCGGGTCACCACGCTCGGCGCGCAGGGCGTGCGGATCGAGAGGGCGGGCGAGGAGCCGATCGTCGTCGGCTGCGCGGAGGAGGAGCGCAAGGCGGACCCCACGGGGGTCGGCGACGCGTTCCGCGCCGGGTTCCTGTCGGGGCTGGCCTGGGGGGTCTCGCTGGAGCGGGCGGCTCAGGTGGGCTGCATGCTGGCGACGCTCGTCATCGAGACCGTCGGGACACAGGAGTACCGGCTGCGGCGGGGGAACTTCATGGAGCGGTTCACCAAGGCGTACGGGGACGAGGCCGCGGCGGAGGTCCAGGGGCACCTGGGCTGA
- a CDS encoding cysteine desulfurase/sulfurtransferase TusA family protein produces MSYFDAASSAPLHPVARQALLAALDEGWADPSRLYREGRRARLLLDAAREAAAEAVGCRADELTFTSSGTRAVHSGIAGALAGRRRVGRHLIVSAVEHSSVLHSAELFEVSEVPVSRTGAVSPQSYADALRPDTALACLQSANHEVGTVQPVAEVAAVCRQAGVPLLVDAAQSLGWGPVEGEWSLLTASAHKWGGPSGVGLLAVRKGVRFSPQGPADERESGRAPGFENLPAIVAAAASLRAVRAEAAQEAVRLRELTARIRARVPQLVADVEVVGDPEQRLPGIVTFSCLYVDGETLLHELDRAGFSVSSGSSCTSSTLTPSHVLKAMGVLSEGNVRVSLPFGAVSEEVDRFLEVLPGAVAAVREKLGAPTPTTAVHGDALVVDALGKRCPIPVIELAKVIGDVPVGGTVRVLSDDEAARLDIPAWCEMREQEYVGEEPADNGTAYVIRRIS; encoded by the coding sequence GTGTCTTACTTCGACGCTGCTTCCAGTGCTCCGCTCCATCCCGTTGCTCGTCAGGCGCTGTTGGCGGCGCTTGACGAAGGGTGGGCTGACCCCTCCCGTCTCTATCGGGAAGGGCGGCGGGCTCGGTTGTTGTTGGATGCGGCTCGGGAGGCCGCTGCCGAGGCCGTGGGGTGCCGGGCTGACGAACTGACCTTCACGTCCTCCGGGACGCGGGCCGTGCACAGCGGGATCGCCGGGGCGCTCGCCGGTCGTCGTCGCGTCGGACGTCACCTGATCGTGTCAGCCGTCGAACACTCCTCGGTACTTCATTCGGCGGAGCTGTTCGAGGTGAGTGAGGTTCCGGTGAGCCGTACGGGAGCGGTGAGCCCTCAGTCGTACGCCGATGCTCTTCGCCCCGACACCGCGCTGGCGTGTCTCCAGTCGGCGAACCATGAGGTGGGGACCGTGCAGCCGGTGGCCGAGGTGGCCGCCGTGTGCCGTCAGGCCGGGGTGCCGTTGCTGGTGGACGCGGCGCAGTCGCTCGGGTGGGGGCCGGTCGAGGGCGAGTGGTCGCTGTTGACCGCCAGCGCGCACAAGTGGGGCGGTCCGTCGGGGGTCGGCCTGCTCGCCGTAAGAAAGGGTGTCCGATTCTCACCTCAGGGGCCCGCCGACGAGCGGGAGTCGGGGCGAGCGCCGGGGTTCGAGAACCTGCCGGCCATCGTCGCTGCGGCGGCCTCACTGCGGGCGGTGCGGGCCGAGGCCGCGCAAGAGGCCGTACGACTGCGGGAGCTGACGGCGCGGATCCGGGCGCGGGTGCCTCAGCTGGTCGCCGACGTGGAGGTGGTCGGGGATCCGGAGCAGCGGCTGCCGGGGATCGTCACCTTCTCCTGTCTCTATGTCGACGGGGAGACCTTGCTGCACGAGCTGGATCGCGCCGGTTTCTCCGTCTCCTCCGGTTCGTCCTGCACGAGCAGCACGCTGACGCCGAGCCATGTGCTGAAGGCGATGGGCGTGCTGAGTGAGGGGAATGTGCGGGTTTCGCTGCCGTTCGGGGCGGTCTCCGAGGAGGTCGACCGGTTCCTGGAGGTGCTGCCGGGGGCGGTGGCGGCGGTACGGGAGAAGTTGGGAGCACCGACGCCGACGACTGCCGTGCACGGGGACGCCCTGGTGGTGGACGCCCTCGGCAAGCGCTGCCCCATCCCGGTCATCGAACTGGCCAAGGTGATCGGGGACGTGCCGGTGGGCGGGACCGTCCGGGTCCTGTCGGACGACGAGGCGGCCCGCCTGGACATCCCGGCATGGTGCGAGATGCGGGAGCAGGAGTACGTAGGAGAGGAACCGGCGGACAACGGAACGGCATATGTGATCCGCCGGATCAGCTGA
- the coxB gene encoding cytochrome c oxidase subunit II, with product MSPNGSDRSPRRPMRRKLLQAMTAGLVLATATGCTYKDFPRLGMPTPTTEEAPRILSLWQGSWAAALATGVLVWGLILWSTIFHRRSRTKVEVPPQTRYNMPIEALYTVVPLVIVSVLFYFTARDESKLLSLKKEPDVTINVVGYQWSWAFNYIEPVAGSTGDAKTDKNLDAIPTRFKNDFPANAGGVYDFGTPATRNPQTGNPGPTLWLPKGKTVRFVLTSRDVIHSFWVVPFLMKQDVIPGHTNAFQVTPNKEGTFMGKCAELCGVDHSRMLFNVKVVSPERYEQHLKDLAKKGQTGYVPAGIEQTAHEKDRETTNL from the coding sequence GTGAGTCCCAACGGCTCCGACCGCTCGCCGCGGCGCCCGATGCGGCGGAAGCTGCTGCAGGCAATGACCGCGGGCCTGGTCCTGGCGACCGCCACCGGCTGCACATACAAGGACTTCCCCCGCCTTGGTATGCCCACCCCGACCACGGAAGAGGCTCCGCGGATCCTCTCCCTCTGGCAGGGTTCCTGGGCAGCCGCGCTGGCCACCGGCGTGCTGGTGTGGGGCCTGATCCTGTGGAGCACGATCTTCCACCGGCGCAGCCGCACCAAGGTCGAAGTTCCTCCGCAGACCCGGTACAACATGCCCATCGAGGCGCTGTACACGGTCGTTCCGCTCGTCATCGTCTCGGTCCTGTTCTACTTCACGGCCCGCGACGAGTCGAAGCTCCTCAGCCTCAAGAAGGAGCCCGACGTCACCATCAACGTCGTCGGCTACCAGTGGAGCTGGGCCTTCAACTACATCGAGCCCGTCGCGGGTTCGACGGGCGACGCGAAGACCGACAAGAACCTGGACGCCATTCCGACCCGGTTCAAGAACGACTTCCCGGCGAACGCCGGCGGTGTCTACGACTTCGGTACGCCCGCCACGAGGAACCCGCAGACCGGCAACCCCGGACCGACCCTCTGGCTCCCCAAGGGCAAGACGGTCCGCTTCGTCCTCACCTCGCGTGACGTCATCCACTCCTTCTGGGTGGTGCCGTTCCTGATGAAGCAGGACGTGATTCCGGGCCACACCAACGCCTTCCAGGTGACTCCGAACAAGGAGGGCACCTTCATGGGCAAGTGCGCCGAGCTCTGCGGCGTCGACCACTCCCGGATGCTGTTCAACGTGAAGGTCGTCTCCCCCGAGCGCTACGAGCAGCACCTCAAGGACCTCGCGAAGAAGGGGCAGACCGGTTACGTTCCCGCGGGCATCGAGCAGACCGCCCACGAGAAGGACCGGGAGACGACGAACCTGTGA
- the ctaD gene encoding cytochrome c oxidase subunit I — MSILNEPQGAAAAGSHYTDELPVRRQNRGSVVIKWLTTTDHKTIGTMYLVTSFAFFLIGGVMALFMRAELARPGLQIMSNEQFNQAFTMHGTIMLLMFATPLFAGFTNWIMPLQIGAPDVAFPRLNMFAYWLYLFGSTIAVGGFLTPQGAADFGWFAYSPLSDAVRSPGIGADLWIMGLAFSGFGTILGAVNFITTIICMRAPGMTMFRMPIFVWNVLLTAVLVLLAFPVLAAALFALEADRKFGAHVFDAANGGALLWQHLFWFFGHPEVYIIALPFFGIISEVIPVFSRKPMFGYMGLIAATIAIAGLSVTVWAHHMYVTGGVLLPFFSFMTFLIAVPTGVKFFNWIGTMWKGSLSFETPMLWATGFLITFTFGGLTGVILASPPLDFHVSDSYFVVAHFHYVVFGTVVFAMFSGFHFWWPKFTGKMLDERLGKITFWTLFIGFHGTFLVQHWLGAEGMPRRYADYLAADGFTALNTISTISSFVLGLSILPFLYNVWKTAKYGKPVGVDDPWGYGRSLEWATSCPPPRHNFLTLPRIRSESPAFDLHHPEIAALDQLENSGHGEKALAGNGGKEAGK; from the coding sequence GTGAGCATCCTCAACGAACCCCAGGGTGCCGCGGCAGCAGGGTCCCACTACACGGACGAGCTGCCGGTCCGGCGCCAGAACCGCGGCAGTGTCGTGATCAAGTGGCTCACCACCACTGACCACAAGACCATCGGCACGATGTACCTGGTCACGTCGTTCGCGTTCTTCCTCATCGGCGGCGTGATGGCGCTCTTCATGCGCGCCGAGCTGGCCCGGCCGGGTCTGCAGATCATGTCGAACGAGCAGTTCAACCAGGCGTTCACGATGCACGGCACGATCATGCTGCTGATGTTCGCGACGCCGCTGTTCGCCGGCTTCACCAACTGGATCATGCCGCTGCAGATCGGCGCGCCCGACGTGGCGTTCCCGCGGCTGAACATGTTCGCCTACTGGCTCTACCTGTTCGGCTCGACGATCGCGGTCGGTGGCTTCCTCACCCCGCAGGGTGCGGCCGACTTCGGCTGGTTCGCCTACTCCCCGCTGTCGGACGCGGTCCGCTCGCCGGGCATCGGCGCCGACCTGTGGATCATGGGTCTGGCCTTCTCCGGCTTCGGCACGATCCTCGGTGCGGTCAACTTCATCACCACGATCATCTGCATGCGCGCGCCCGGCATGACCATGTTCCGCATGCCGATCTTCGTGTGGAACGTGCTGCTGACCGCGGTGCTGGTCCTGCTCGCCTTCCCCGTTCTCGCCGCCGCGCTGTTCGCGCTGGAGGCGGATCGGAAATTCGGGGCACACGTCTTCGATGCCGCGAACGGCGGAGCGTTGCTGTGGCAACACCTCTTCTGGTTCTTCGGCCATCCAGAGGTGTACATCATCGCCCTGCCGTTCTTCGGCATCATCTCCGAGGTCATCCCGGTCTTCTCCCGCAAGCCGATGTTCGGCTACATGGGTCTGATCGCGGCGACCATCGCGATCGCGGGTCTGTCCGTGACGGTGTGGGCGCACCACATGTACGTCACCGGCGGTGTGCTGCTCCCGTTCTTCTCCTTCATGACGTTCCTCATCGCCGTACCGACGGGCGTGAAGTTCTTCAACTGGATCGGAACGATGTGGAAGGGGTCCCTGAGTTTCGAGACCCCGATGCTCTGGGCCACCGGCTTCCTGATCACCTTCACCTTCGGTGGTCTGACCGGTGTCATCCTGGCCTCGCCTCCGCTGGACTTCCACGTCTCGGACTCGTACTTCGTGGTGGCGCACTTCCACTACGTCGTCTTCGGCACCGTCGTCTTCGCGATGTTCTCCGGCTTCCACTTCTGGTGGCCGAAGTTCACCGGCAAGATGCTCGACGAGCGCCTCGGCAAGATCACGTTCTGGACGCTGTTCATCGGCTTCCACGGCACCTTCCTGGTCCAGCACTGGCTGGGCGCCGAGGGCATGCCGCGTCGTTACGCCGACTACCTGGCGGCCGACGGCTTCACCGCCCTGAACACGATCTCGACGATCAGCTCGTTCGTGCTCGGCCTGTCGATCCTGCCGTTCCTCTACAACGTGTGGAAGACGGCCAAGTACGGCAAGCCGGTCGGCGTCGACGACCCGTGGGGCTACGGCCGCTCGCTCGAGTGGGCGACCTCCTGCCCGCCGCCGCGCCACAACTTCCTCACCCTGCCGCGGATCCGCAGCGAATCCCCGGCGTTCGACCTGCACCACCCCGAGATCGCCGCGCTCGACCAGCTCGAGAACTCCGGTCACGGTGAGAAGGCTCTGGCCGGCAACGGCGGCAAGGAGGCCGGCAAGTGA
- a CDS encoding cytochrome c oxidase subunit 4, giving the protein MKIQGRMFIWLSVFILVMAIVYGVWSKEPAGTTALFLAFGLSIMIGFYLGFTAKRVDAGAQDNKEADVADDAGEVGFFSPHSWQPLALGFGGALAFLSVAIGWWLLYFSVPVIMIGLYGWVFEYYRGENRTQ; this is encoded by the coding sequence GTGAAGATCCAGGGACGGATGTTCATCTGGCTGAGCGTCTTCATCCTCGTCATGGCGATCGTCTATGGCGTGTGGTCGAAGGAGCCGGCCGGTACCACCGCGCTCTTCCTGGCCTTCGGGCTGTCCATCATGATCGGCTTCTATCTGGGCTTCACGGCCAAGCGGGTGGACGCCGGCGCGCAGGACAACAAGGAGGCCGACGTCGCGGACGACGCCGGCGAGGTCGGGTTCTTCAGCCCGCACAGCTGGCAGCCGCTCGCCCTCGGCTTCGGCGGCGCCCTCGCCTTCCTGTCGGTCGCGATCGGCTGGTGGCTGCTGTACTTCTCGGTGCCGGTCATCATGATCGGCCTGTACGGCTGGGTCTTCGAGTACTACCGCGGTGAGAACCGCACGCAGTAG
- a CDS encoding Ig-like domain-containing protein yields the protein MNHAPRTRILVSCTLLVIALGASAAACGSDGNPLAATPFDAADQIAFNAPTGDGKKADPDKPLEVTAEDDDGRITDVTATDATGRYLAGELSADGTRWRSTSPLAANAHYTVRVSTEDEDGAPGRKVLDFDTSKPLGKTRLKVTFGPKSGTYGVGQPVTATLDRPVKDKAQRAVIERALRVDSTPAVPGAWHWVDDKELHYRPREYWPAHATLQVRSDLEGIKIGDRLWGGKAKPLKLTTGDRIIAVTDASSHSMKVYKNDEVIKELPVTTGKPGFDTRNGVKVVLGKEYFVRMRGTSIGIAEGSSESYDLPVYYATRVTWSGEYVHAAPWSVGSQGYANVSHGCTGMSTSNAEWFFNTVHEGDVVQVINSNGHTMETFGNGFGDWNLDWKKWRDGSALVAGTPDGSGPDQTARLRPQSI from the coding sequence ATGAACCACGCACCGCGTACCCGCATCCTCGTGAGCTGCACGCTGCTGGTGATCGCCCTCGGCGCGAGCGCCGCCGCCTGCGGGTCCGACGGGAACCCGCTGGCGGCCACGCCGTTCGACGCGGCGGACCAGATCGCCTTCAACGCGCCCACCGGCGACGGCAAGAAGGCCGACCCGGACAAGCCGCTCGAGGTCACCGCCGAGGACGACGACGGCCGCATCACCGACGTCACGGCCACGGACGCCACAGGCCGCTATCTGGCGGGCGAACTCTCTGCCGACGGCACTCGCTGGCGCAGCACCTCCCCGCTGGCGGCAAACGCCCATTACACCGTCCGGGTGAGCACCGAGGACGAGGACGGGGCACCGGGCCGCAAGGTCCTCGACTTCGACACCAGCAAGCCTCTGGGCAAGACGCGCCTGAAGGTCACCTTCGGTCCCAAGTCGGGCACGTACGGCGTCGGCCAGCCCGTCACCGCCACGCTGGACAGACCCGTCAAGGACAAGGCTCAGCGGGCCGTCATAGAACGCGCCCTCAGGGTCGACTCCACGCCCGCCGTACCGGGCGCCTGGCACTGGGTGGACGACAAGGAGCTCCACTACCGGCCCAGGGAGTACTGGCCGGCCCACGCCACGCTCCAGGTCCGCAGCGACCTGGAGGGCATCAAGATCGGCGACCGGCTCTGGGGCGGCAAGGCGAAGCCCCTGAAGCTGACCACCGGCGACCGCATCATCGCCGTGACGGACGCCTCGTCACACTCGATGAAGGTCTACAAGAACGACGAGGTCATCAAGGAGCTCCCGGTCACCACCGGCAAGCCGGGCTTCGACACCCGCAACGGCGTCAAGGTCGTGCTGGGCAAGGAGTACTTCGTACGTATGCGCGGCACCAGCATCGGGATCGCCGAGGGTTCCTCGGAGTCGTACGACCTCCCGGTCTACTACGCCACCCGCGTCACCTGGAGCGGTGAGTACGTCCACGCCGCCCCGTGGTCGGTCGGCTCCCAGGGTTACGCCAACGTCAGCCACGGCTGCACCGGCATGAGCACGTCCAACGCCGAGTGGTTCTTCAACACCGTCCACGAGGGCGACGTGGTGCAGGTCATCAACTCCAACGGCCACACGATGGAGACCTTCGGCAACGGCTTCGGCGACTGGAACCTCGACTGGAAGAAATGGCGCGACGGCAGCGCCCTGGTGGCCGGCACCCCGGACGGCTCCGGCCCCGACCAGACGGCAAGGCTGAGGCCACAGAGCATCTAG
- a CDS encoding heme-copper oxidase subunit III: MSVVATATTETTGHAHPSVNRPNLTSVGTIIWLSSELMFFAALFAMYFTLRSVTGPDHWKEMAHALNVPFSATNTTILVLSSLTCQLGVFAAERGDVKKLRGWFIITFIMGAIFIGGQIYEYTELVKKDGISLSSDPYGSVFYLTTGFHGLHVTGGLIAFLFVLGRTYAAKRFTHEQATAAIVVSYYWHFVDVVWIGLFATIYLIK, translated from the coding sequence ATGTCGGTCGTGGCGACAGCAACGACAGAGACAACCGGGCACGCGCACCCGTCGGTCAACCGGCCGAACCTCACCAGCGTCGGAACCATCATCTGGTTGAGTTCCGAGCTGATGTTCTTCGCGGCCCTCTTCGCGATGTACTTCACCCTGCGATCGGTGACGGGTCCTGATCACTGGAAAGAGATGGCGCACGCCCTGAACGTTCCGTTCTCGGCGACGAACACCACGATCCTGGTGCTCTCCTCCCTCACCTGCCAGCTCGGCGTCTTCGCCGCCGAGCGGGGTGACGTGAAGAAGCTCCGGGGCTGGTTCATCATCACCTTCATCATGGGTGCGATCTTCATCGGTGGTCAGATCTACGAGTACACCGAGCTGGTGAAGAAGGACGGGATCTCCCTCTCGTCCGATCCGTACGGGTCGGTCTTCTACCTGACCACCGGCTTCCACGGTCTGCACGTGACAGGCGGCCTCATCGCCTTCCTGTTCGTCCTCGGCCGTACGTACGCGGCGAAGCGGTTCACCCACGAACAGGCGACCGCGGCCATCGTCGTGTCCTACTACTGGCACTTCGTCGATGTCGTCTGGATCGGCCTCTTCGCCACGATCTATCTGATCAAGTAG
- a CDS encoding c-type cytochrome has product MKKLSARRRHPLAALVVLLLALACTGGLYAVFAPASKAQADETAQSLAIDEGKKLFAVGCASCHGTGGQGSSDGPSLVGVGAAAVDFQVGTGRMPAQQPGAQVPRKKVIYTQAEIDQLAAYISSLGAGPSIPTEAQYGPDGADIAKGGELFRDNCTQCHNFTGKGGALTHGKFAPSLEGVDPKHIYEAMQTGPQNMPSFPDTTLSEQNKKDIIAYLNAVNGDDTVSPGGLELGGLGPVSEGLFAWIFGLGALIAVAVWVAARTAKAKKS; this is encoded by the coding sequence GTGAAAAAGCTCTCCGCACGACGACGCCACCCGCTGGCGGCGCTCGTCGTCCTACTCCTCGCGCTGGCATGCACCGGGGGGCTGTACGCCGTGTTCGCACCCGCGAGCAAGGCGCAGGCAGATGAAACCGCCCAGTCCCTGGCCATCGACGAGGGCAAGAAGCTCTTCGCCGTTGGCTGCGCCAGTTGCCACGGCACCGGCGGTCAGGGGTCCTCCGACGGTCCGAGCCTCGTGGGCGTGGGCGCCGCGGCCGTCGACTTCCAGGTCGGCACCGGCCGCATGCCGGCCCAGCAGCCGGGCGCGCAGGTTCCGCGCAAGAAGGTCATCTACACGCAGGCCGAGATCGACCAGCTGGCCGCGTACATCTCCTCGCTGGGCGCGGGTCCGAGCATCCCGACCGAGGCGCAGTACGGCCCCGACGGTGCCGACATCGCCAAGGGCGGCGAGCTCTTCCGTGACAACTGCACGCAGTGCCACAATTTCACCGGCAAGGGTGGCGCGCTGACGCACGGCAAGTTCGCGCCGAGCCTCGAGGGTGTCGACCCGAAGCACATCTACGAGGCCATGCAGACCGGCCCGCAGAACATGCCGTCGTTCCCCGACACCACGCTGTCGGAGCAGAACAAGAAGGACATCATCGCGTACCTGAACGCGGTCAACGGCGACGACACCGTGAGCCCCGGCGGCCTTGAGCTGGGCGGTCTCGGCCCGGTCTCCGAAGGCCTGTTCGCCTGGATCTTCGGCCTCGGCGCGCTGATCGCGGTCGCCGTCTGGGTCGCCGCTCGGACCGCAAAGGCCAAGAAGTCATGA
- a CDS encoding Rieske 2Fe-2S domain-containing protein, giving the protein MSSQDIPEENLPAEQDAHGAVGVADEKNPFADPGLPPHEHRVQDIDERAARRSERTVAMLFTVSMLATVGFIASYVGIPHDKSIFVFPIGHINALNFALGLTLGLALFAIGAGAVHWARTLMSDEEIADERHPIEASPEVREKVHADFKQGAKESALGRRKLIRNTMFGALALFPLSGVMLLRDLGPLPGTKLRHTMWRKGLQLVNMNTNEPLRPSDVAVGSLTFAKPEGLEEHDEEFQTEIAKAALMIIRIQPDNIKDKRELEWSHEGIVAYSKICTHVGCPISLYEQQTHHVLCPCHQSTFDLSDGARVIFGPAGHALPQLRIGVNDQGYLQALGDFEEPVGPAFWERG; this is encoded by the coding sequence ATGAGTAGCCAAGACATTCCAGAAGAGAACCTGCCCGCAGAGCAGGACGCGCACGGCGCGGTAGGCGTCGCGGACGAGAAGAACCCCTTCGCGGACCCCGGCCTCCCGCCCCACGAGCACCGTGTGCAGGACATCGACGAGCGGGCCGCCAGGCGGTCCGAGCGCACGGTGGCCATGCTGTTCACGGTGTCGATGCTGGCCACCGTCGGGTTCATCGCCTCGTACGTGGGCATCCCCCACGACAAGTCGATCTTCGTCTTCCCGATCGGGCACATCAACGCGCTGAACTTCGCGCTGGGCCTGACCCTCGGTCTCGCCCTCTTCGCGATCGGCGCGGGTGCGGTCCACTGGGCCCGCACCCTGATGTCCGACGAGGAGATCGCCGACGAGCGCCACCCGATCGAGGCGTCCCCCGAGGTCCGCGAGAAGGTCCACGCGGACTTCAAGCAGGGCGCCAAGGAGTCGGCGCTCGGCCGTCGCAAGCTGATCCGCAACACGATGTTCGGCGCGCTGGCCCTGTTCCCGCTCTCCGGCGTCATGCTGCTGCGCGACCTCGGCCCGCTGCCCGGCACCAAGCTCCGCCACACCATGTGGCGCAAGGGCCTCCAGCTCGTCAACATGAACACCAACGAGCCGCTGCGTCCCTCCGACGTCGCGGTCGGCTCGCTGACCTTCGCCAAGCCCGAGGGCCTGGAGGAGCACGACGAGGAGTTCCAGACCGAGATCGCCAAGGCCGCCCTGATGATCATCCGCATCCAGCCGGACAACATCAAGGACAAGCGCGAGCTCGAGTGGTCGCACGAGGGGATCGTCGCGTACTCGAAGATCTGCACCCACGTGGGTTGCCCGATCTCCCTGTACGAGCAGCAGACGCACCACGTGCTCTGCCCCTGCCACCAGTCCACCTTCGACCTCTCCGACGGTGCCCGGGTGATCTTCGGCCCCGCCGGTCACGCCCTGCCGCAGCTGCGCATCGGTGTGAACGACCAGGGTTACCTCCAAGCGCTCGGCGACTTCGAGGAGCCCGTCGGTCCTGCTTTCTGGGAGCGCGGATGA